One Oncorhynchus clarkii lewisi isolate Uvic-CL-2024 chromosome 32, UVic_Ocla_1.0, whole genome shotgun sequence DNA window includes the following coding sequences:
- the LOC139392024 gene encoding peroxisomal membrane protein 11B-like — protein sequence MDSWVRFSSQSQAKERVFRAAQYACTLLGYTLQKGGSGVQLLKMVKQLETHMSLTRKLMRLGNSAEAVEAAKRAVHLSDSVLRLCLTVAHLNKAMYFACDNVLWAGKVGLLPKLDQDKWSQRSFRYYLFALMLNLTRDAYEIRLLMEREARTSHGGSNATWTSSPSPENGDLSHPSSSSFPVAILPLLSERFGRQFHLLGTVLRSNPPLLLDLLKNACDVFIPLDRLGIYPTGQGFVGACGLASSVLSILTIVHPWLKLKP from the exons ATGGACTCTTGGGTTCGATTCAGCTCGCAGAGCCAAGCCAAGGAGCGCGTTTTCAG GGCTGCACAGTATGCCTGTACGTTGCTAGGCTACACTCTCCAGAAGGGTGGGTCAGGCGTTCAGCTCCTGAAGATGGTGAAACAACTGGAAACACATATGAGCCTAACAAGGAAGT tgatgCGTCTGGGGAACTCTGCAGAGGCTGTGGAGGCAGCGAAGCGTGCGGTGCACCTCTCAGACAGCGTGCTACGTCTCTGCCTGACCGTGGCCCACCTCAACAAGGCTATGTACTTCGCCTGTGACAACGTGCTGTGGGCTGGCAAAGTGGGCCTCCTGCCCAAACTGGACCAGGACAAGTGGAGCCAGAGATCCTTCAG GTACTACCTCTTTGCTCTCATGCTCAATCTAACCCGGGATGCCTACGAGATCCGCCTGCTTATGGAGCGTGAGGCCCGCACCTCCCACGGGGGGTCAAATGCTACCTggacctcctctccatcccctgaGAACGGAGACCTCtcccacccctcttcctcctccttccctgtGGCCATATTACCCCTTCTGTCCGAACGCTTCGGCAGACAGTTCCACCTGCTGGGGACGGTGCTGCGCAGCAACCCACCGCTGCTGCTGGACCTGCTGAAGAATGCATGCGATGTGTTTATCCCACTGGACCGGCTGGGCATCTACCCTACTGGCCAGGGCTTCGTGGGGGCCTGCGGCCTggcctcctctgttctctccatcctcacCATCGTCCACCCCTGGCTCAAGCTCAAACCGTGA